ACTGATTTGAATAACAACACATGCAGTGTTACCTTTCCCCCTAGGGGAATGTATATAAAGATAAGCCACCTCATTGGCCACCAGCACAGCAAGCAGAACGAGCAGTTCACCAACCAGACGCAAATATGATGGGAAAGGTTTGTATTTTAGGCCATTTACATTTACAGAATCTAAATATACAAGcacacatagaaacacattgtATATTTAATCATACAAccacatatatgttgttatttagACTAATTTCATCATACAGTATATCTGTAGGCTGCCTATATTACATCTTTACTTTGTTGTTTTTCCATAGATTTTCTTATTAATGCTACTTCAAATATGATCCCTGTTCTTCCATCAGATTATCTTCTACGAGGACAAGAACTTCGGTGGCCGTCACCATGAGTGCATGAGTGACTGCGCTGATCTTCACTCCATGTTCAGCCGCTGCCAATCCATCAGGGTGGTGAGCGGTATGTTCATGATCTACGAGCGCCCCAACTTCATGGGACACCAGCACTTCCTGAGGAAGGGAGATTACTCCGACTACATGCGCATGATGGGAATGAGCGAGTGTGTAAAGTCCTGCCGCATGATCCCAATGGTAAGGGAACTGTCCCATACCATTATTTCTCAAACACATATGATCTACTTACTGTATCACTGTGTATTTGAGAGTACTTACACATAATCTTGGTTTTGATCATAGTATATCACCAAGCCAACTATGGGGGGTGTATCATGTTATCCTTAGTAGTTAATCATTAAACAATTACCTAATCAATCTTCAGTTCCTTAAATCAGTTAGATTGCTAGCCTTTCTGTGAGCATCTAAatagttgtttttgtattgacGTGTTAATTAACAATAAAGAAAAGTTTATGTAGAACACAGATGATCATGGAATATAACCCTGTTTTCTTTTCTGTCCCCTCCAGCACCGTGGTAACTTCAGGATGAGGCTGTACGACCGCTCTGACATGGGAGGCCAGACGATGGAGCTGGATGATGACTGCCCCAACTGTATGGACCGTTTCCGTATGTCCGACTTCAACTCCTGCAACGTGATGGACGGCCACTGGCTGATATACGACCAGGCCAACTATAGAGGACGCCACTACTACCTGAGGCCCGGCCAGTACCGTAGATACAACGACTGGGGAGGCATGAGCTCCAAGATTGGCTCAATCAGGCGCATTATGGACCTCTAAAGAAGGAAGGGTCCTTGTAAAATGTCTACTTTATGCCTTGTTTCACACACTGAATAAAATGGTGTCAGTGCTCAAGTGTTTTCAGTTTTGTTCTTGCTCTCTGAGCATTGCAGGCCTGCTCTCCAGTGTGGATGTTATCAGCAGGGGTGGCACCACGATACCCGACATCCTCGCTCTGCTTAGAGGGATCAATAAAGCTATTGCAGTATTGGCATTGATCAGACAGGAGTCAAAGCGTGATCTCTATTATACTGTACTGGATCATTCATGCTCTACACTCATTACTGTTTAGTGTTAACCAAACAAACAAGTTTCAAAGCTCAAAGCGGTCTAAAGGCCAGTGATTTATGAGAAAAAGGCCATTCAACTGAAAAGTTTATTCTCCTTAATGGAATTAATATACTATACTCGATATTGTGCATTTATGGCTGCTGCGCAGAGTTACACATCCACAGACAAATGCATTCATAAAGCCCTTTCTAAAGTAAAAGGTACTATGTGGCTGTCTCTACTGGGCCTCATAGACGTCAGGACCTCCCTGCTTCCACTGGAGGCCAAGGCTACAGATATGTGAAGCCTACAGAGCTAAATAGTTGAAGGGCCAGAACTATGTTGTCTATGCATAAACTATGATAGTTAGTCAATTTTGTATGCCCATATGTCTGATTACATACTACCTAGTAGCGAGTTGTGTTGTCATGCTATTGGAGAACATGTTATGTTGGAGAATAGTACATATAAGAACAATTTCTTACAAATAACTGAATCAAACAAAGAAATCAGAGGTATGTATAGATAGTAAAGATAGGGTGAAGGATTTGATTGGAAGCATACTATCCTATATAAATGAAACAATAATTCAAATACTTTTCAAATAACATACAAATGTCACTTACATCAAGTTTATATTTTGACACATGCATTTGTAAACATACATCACTTGTATTTAAATTTCACCATCAATCTTTAGTCTTCATATttaacaaaatcaaatcaaatcaaatgtatttatatagcccttcttacatcagctgatatctcaaagtgctgtacagaaacccagcctaaaaccccaaacagcaagcaatgcaggtg
The DNA window shown above is from Salmo salar chromosome ssa25, Ssal_v3.1, whole genome shotgun sequence and carries:
- the crygm7 gene encoding gamma-crystallin S-1: MMGKIIFYEDKNFGGRHHECMSDCADLHSMFSRCQSIRVVSGMFMIYERPNFMGHQHFLRKGDYSDYMRMMGMSECVKSCRMIPMHRGNFRMRLYDRSDMGGQTMELDDDCPNCMDRFRMSDFNSCNVMDGHWLIYDQANYRGRHYYLRPGQYRRYNDWGGMSSKIGSIRRIMDL